One genomic segment of Candidatus Saccharimonas sp. includes these proteins:
- a CDS encoding FAD-dependent oxidoreductase gives MKFDKIIIGFGKAGKTLAVLAANKGEKVALIEKSPKMYGGTCINIACIPTKVLAVAASENLTFEEAISQKFDVVQRLNSKNYNMLADNESITVFDGFGSFLDENTILVESNDEKLELSADKIIINTGAESSIPKISGIEEGLKDSKILTSTELLDNQEAIDGLAIIGGGFIGLEFASTFAKLGTKVTIFERGDKILANEDDSMQKAIFDFLVSQGVNFEFNANIEAFENVENGILVQNNGKKSAFNKVLISTGRKPVTAKLNLERAGIKTLENGGIWTNENLQTSNSKVWAVGDVRGKEQFTYTSLDDFRILRSQFYGDGKYSLKNRVNLPNSIFLQVPFSKVGLTEKQALEEGFKIKIKEIPAAAVPKLQLEFKTTGLLRAIVDSKTNKILGAALFCYNSPEVINIIKTAIDTGLDYTVLRDQIFTHPTVAESLNDLFNL, from the coding sequence ATGAAATTTGATAAAATTATAATTGGATTTGGAAAAGCTGGAAAAACTTTGGCAGTTCTGGCTGCTAATAAAGGTGAAAAAGTTGCATTAATTGAAAAGTCGCCGAAAATGTATGGCGGAACCTGTATTAATATTGCTTGTATTCCAACCAAAGTTCTAGCGGTTGCGGCGAGTGAAAATTTAACTTTCGAAGAAGCAATTTCGCAAAAATTTGATGTTGTGCAGAGGCTAAATTCAAAAAATTATAATATGCTTGCAGATAACGAGTCGATTACAGTTTTTGACGGCTTTGGTTCATTTTTAGATGAAAACACAATTTTAGTTGAATCGAATGATGAAAAACTTGAGCTTTCGGCTGATAAGATTATTATTAATACTGGTGCAGAAAGTTCTATTCCTAAAATTTCAGGAATTGAAGAAGGTTTAAAGGACTCAAAAATTTTAACTAGTACAGAGCTTCTTGATAATCAGGAGGCAATTGACGGCCTAGCAATTATTGGTGGTGGATTTATTGGTCTAGAGTTCGCTTCAACTTTTGCGAAGTTGGGAACGAAAGTAACAATTTTTGAGCGAGGCGATAAGATTTTAGCTAATGAAGATGATTCGATGCAAAAAGCAATTTTTGACTTTTTAGTTTCGCAAGGTGTTAATTTTGAGTTTAATGCAAATATTGAGGCTTTCGAAAATGTTGAAAATGGAATTTTAGTCCAAAATAATGGTAAGAAATCAGCTTTTAATAAAGTGTTAATTTCAACCGGGCGAAAACCAGTAACTGCAAAATTAAATCTTGAACGAGCAGGTATTAAAACACTTGAAAATGGTGGAATTTGGACTAACGAAAATCTTCAAACTTCAAATTCAAAAGTTTGGGCGGTTGGTGATGTGAGAGGAAAAGAGCAATTTACTTATACTTCTTTAGATGATTTTCGAATTTTGCGCTCACAGTTTTATGGTGACGGAAAATATTCTCTAAAAAATCGTGTTAATTTGCCAAATTCGATTTTTTTGCAGGTTCCATTTTCGAAAGTTGGATTAACTGAAAAACAAGCTTTGGAGGAAGGTTTCAAGATTAAGATAAAGGAAATTCCGGCAGCAGCAGTGCCAAAACTCCAGCTTGAATTTAAAACAACTGGTCTTTTGCGAGCGATTGTAGATTCGAAAACTAATAAAATTTTAGGCGCAGCTCTGTTTTGTTATAATTCGCCGGAAGTTATAAATATTATAAAAACGGCGATTGACACTGGACTTGATTATACTGTTCTGCGAGACCAGATTTTTACCCACCCAACCGTGGCTGAAAGTCTAAATGATTTGTTTAATCTTTAA
- a CDS encoding histidine phosphatase family protein, with product MNLIFMRHGEALDNTREILSSQEIQCSILTENGRKQVIESVKLLPRIDKIYASPLIRTLQTAKEVADNRNLNVEIDDRIREINWGKFNGKENSAELDEVREKQVAGDFFIRFGQYGDSKYSIESRLCDFLTDVQKNNFKNNTVLIVSHGTIISFMKRILGLKSSHAKKGKFEVFKDVDFQFLEKHKNLLSDISNFEVSKRLRETDKIKNSETRHKYVNIAKDYNNIEFNNETLKYLILGLNDKLSKVENALKPIDKSKKEIILVCVFNNFSEFFEKWIRRYVELGVKNFVLVNNNSDDDSIKKISEITKNIKDIKLDLYNVEAPYNCFRACSWRQQILDIYGINRWYLNVDSDELFHVDEKIKEYIDSISKDGRKSVKAIMVDVYSKKPIFKNKNINDMKFVDSNTYKTEINPFYGLRIYGGPRGRIFGLRSSLQKVPLLYYTGNELIVNDHYVFPKELNFVNISSVIFHYKFLPNSLSLYKNMAKSGVHWQDSKEYEKYLSAYEDDSNLSMFSTDSSIKIEDFRLSDIAPE from the coding sequence ATGAACTTAATATTTATGAGGCATGGTGAAGCTTTAGATAATACGCGTGAAATTTTATCAAGCCAAGAAATACAATGTTCAATATTGACTGAAAATGGTAGAAAGCAAGTTATCGAATCAGTAAAATTACTACCTAGAATAGATAAAATATACGCCTCACCGTTAATTAGAACTCTACAAACAGCGAAAGAAGTTGCAGATAATCGAAACCTTAATGTTGAAATAGATGACCGTATTAGAGAGATAAATTGGGGTAAATTTAATGGAAAAGAAAACTCTGCGGAGCTAGATGAGGTTAGGGAAAAGCAAGTCGCTGGAGATTTTTTTATTAGATTTGGCCAATATGGTGACAGTAAATATAGTATTGAAAGCAGATTATGCGATTTTTTAACTGATGTTCAAAAGAATAATTTCAAAAACAACACTGTATTAATAGTTTCTCATGGAACGATTATATCCTTTATGAAGCGGATTTTAGGGTTAAAATCTTCTCACGCGAAAAAAGGTAAATTCGAAGTTTTTAAAGATGTTGATTTTCAATTTTTAGAAAAACACAAGAATCTATTGAGTGATATATCGAATTTTGAAGTTAGCAAAAGGCTTAGAGAAACAGACAAAATTAAGAATAGTGAAACCAGACATAAATATGTAAATATCGCTAAAGACTATAACAATATAGAATTTAATAATGAAACACTAAAGTATTTAATTTTAGGGTTGAATGATAAACTCAGTAAGGTTGAAAATGCCTTAAAACCTATTGATAAAAGTAAAAAAGAGATTATTTTAGTTTGTGTATTTAATAATTTTTCAGAATTTTTTGAGAAATGGATAAGACGTTATGTCGAATTGGGTGTTAAGAATTTCGTATTGGTAAATAATAATTCTGATGATGATTCAATAAAAAAGATAAGTGAAATTACGAAAAATATTAAAGATATTAAACTGGATTTATACAATGTTGAAGCTCCCTATAATTGTTTTAGGGCTTGTAGCTGGAGACAGCAGATTTTAGATATTTATGGAATTAACAGATGGTATTTGAATGTTGATTCTGATGAATTATTCCATGTTGATGAAAAGATAAAAGAATACATTGACTCCATAAGTAAGGATGGCCGTAAATCTGTTAAAGCTATTATGGTAGACGTATATTCTAAAAAACCTATTTTTAAAAATAAGAATATAAATGATATGAAATTTGTAGATTCGAACACTTATAAAACTGAAATCAACCCTTTTTACGGGTTAAGAATTTATGGTGGCCCTAGAGGAAGAATTTTTGGTTTAAGGTCTAGTCTACAAAAGGTTCCGCTACTATATTACACTGGAAATGAATTAATCGTGAATGATCATTATGTATTTCCGAAAGAGTTAAATTTTGTAAATATATCATCGGTAATATTTCATTATAAATTCTTACCGAATTCATTATCATTGTATAAAAACATGGCAAAAAGTGGGGTGCATTGGCAAGACTCTAAAGAATATGAAAAATACCTATCTGCTTATGAAGATGACTCTAATTTATCTATGTTTTCAACAGATTCATCTATTAAAATTGAAGATTTTCGACTGTCCGATATAGCGCCCGAGTAG
- a CDS encoding ABC transporter permease, producing MRRVDIIKRAGKNIRLAKGRTILTSLAIAVGATTVALAIAAGKGGNAYVESLANKLGDQNALTISRLIKNKKDPYAPNKVETTLEDSRKNLAEADMEKHSIKNEDLQKITKIKGVRNVSPKVPINIDTIRVENGVKYDGSVATKNDEQEMGLSAGKLSKNNQIDNGKVIAPKAYVEPFGGKISADIVGKKVVFEMKDAEGKTFEKTFEIQAVDAGKTDTNFNYQGNFWMNNSDGLEIAKKQNSGEMRFYSASVTTDGIRKVDEIKKEITALNGGEFYQVSTFADDKATVQAAINVMAAGLAGFGFLTLLASAFGIINTQYISVLERTSQIGLMKSLGMRKSDVSKLFRYEAALIGLFGGIIGIVVAYGITFLNPVISSVLKLQKTSGVDTNLLQPDLFAWILLVVGLMLLSVISGFLPARKAAKMNPIEALRTE from the coding sequence ATGCGTAGAGTTGATATTATTAAGCGAGCTGGAAAAAATATTCGTTTAGCAAAAGGGCGAACAATTTTGACGAGTTTGGCGATTGCGGTTGGCGCGACAACTGTTGCACTCGCAATTGCAGCCGGAAAGGGCGGCAATGCTTATGTTGAAAGTCTAGCTAACAAGTTAGGCGATCAAAATGCTTTAACTATCTCGCGATTAATCAAGAATAAAAAAGACCCTTATGCACCAAATAAGGTTGAAACTACACTTGAAGATTCACGAAAAAATTTGGCTGAAGCTGATATGGAAAAGCATTCAATAAAAAATGAAGATTTACAAAAAATCACAAAAATTAAAGGCGTTCGAAACGTTTCACCAAAAGTTCCTATAAATATTGATACTATTCGTGTTGAAAATGGAGTAAAATATGATGGAAGCGTTGCGACAAAAAATGACGAACAAGAGATGGGTCTTTCAGCCGGAAAGCTCAGCAAAAATAATCAAATTGATAATGGAAAAGTTATCGCACCAAAAGCTTATGTTGAACCTTTTGGAGGTAAAATTTCTGCTGATATCGTGGGCAAAAAAGTAGTTTTCGAAATGAAAGATGCGGAAGGTAAAACTTTCGAAAAGACTTTTGAAATTCAAGCAGTTGATGCCGGAAAAACGGATACTAACTTTAACTATCAAGGAAATTTCTGGATGAATAATAGTGATGGTTTGGAAATTGCGAAAAAGCAAAATTCTGGTGAAATGCGGTTTTATAGTGCGAGCGTAACAACCGACGGCATACGAAAAGTTGATGAAATTAAAAAGGAAATTACAGCATTAAACGGTGGTGAATTTTACCAAGTTTCCACTTTTGCAGATGATAAAGCAACGGTTCAAGCAGCAATTAATGTTATGGCGGCGGGTCTTGCTGGATTTGGATTTTTAACGCTTCTTGCTTCAGCTTTTGGAATTATTAATACGCAATATATTTCAGTTTTAGAGCGAACTTCACAAATTGGTTTGATGAAATCGCTCGGAATGCGAAAGAGTGATGTTTCGAAACTTTTTAGATACGAAGCGGCGCTGATTGGTTTATTTGGTGGAATTATTGGAATTGTTGTAGCGTATGGAATTACTTTCTTAAACCCTGTAATCAGTAGTGTTTTAAAACTACAAAAAACTTCTGGCGTGGATACGAATTTACTTCAACCAGATTTATTCGCTTGGATTTTATTGGTGGTTGGTTTGATGTTACTTTCGGTGATCTCTGGATTCTTGCCAGCGCGAAAAGCAGCAAAGATGAACCCAATTGAGGCTCTTCGAACTGAATAG
- a CDS encoding ABC transporter ATP-binding protein, protein MIEVRNISKIYGKKKNRFQALKDVSFKIENGSSVAIIGKSGSGKSTLIHAMSGLDAPEKGEVLMDGVNILSMNQKKIDKFRSKKMGFIFQSFFVQGNETCFENVSLPLEIAEEPIFRRKEIVEDALKAVGLKDKIKTPARDLSGGQKQRLAIARAIVNSPEIIFADEPTGNLDSATSEKIEKLLFEYNKKSGATLFIITHDEELAEKCDIRIRIKDGEIEHIEGVKNA, encoded by the coding sequence ATGATTGAAGTTCGAAATATTTCAAAAATTTATGGCAAAAAGAAGAATCGTTTTCAGGCGTTAAAAGATGTAAGTTTCAAGATTGAAAATGGTTCAAGCGTGGCGATTATTGGGAAATCGGGAAGTGGAAAATCAACACTGATTCATGCAATGAGTGGCCTAGATGCTCCAGAAAAAGGTGAAGTTTTAATGGATGGAGTAAATATTTTATCAATGAATCAAAAGAAGATTGATAAATTTCGTTCGAAAAAAATGGGATTTATTTTTCAAAGCTTTTTTGTGCAGGGAAATGAAACTTGTTTCGAAAATGTGAGTTTACCGCTTGAAATTGCTGAAGAGCCAATTTTTCGAAGGAAAGAAATTGTAGAAGACGCCCTAAAAGCGGTTGGCTTGAAAGATAAAATTAAAACACCAGCTCGTGACCTTTCGGGTGGGCAAAAACAGCGCCTTGCAATTGCGCGAGCAATTGTAAACTCGCCAGAAATAATTTTTGCGGATGAGCCAACGGGAAATTTGGATTCCGCAACTAGTGAAAAAATTGAAAAATTACTTTTTGAATATAATAAAAAGTCTGGTGCAACGCTATTTATTATTACTCACGATGAAGAATTGGCAGAAAAGTGTGATATTCGGATTCGGATAAAAGATGGCGAAATAGAGCATATTGAAGGAGTTAAAAATGCGTAG